In one window of Coralliovum pocilloporae DNA:
- a CDS encoding SUF system Fe-S cluster assembly protein: MSETEQHQAAIEPGSDIPAEELERLTDDIVSAIKTVYDPEIPVDIYELGLIYRVEIDDDRNIEVDMTLTAPGCPVAGEMPIWVDNAVSSVMGVGAVKVNMVFDPPWTPERMSEEAKVALNWY, from the coding sequence GTGAGTGAAACAGAACAGCATCAGGCTGCAATTGAACCGGGAAGTGATATCCCGGCTGAAGAGCTTGAGCGTTTGACCGACGATATCGTATCGGCCATCAAAACCGTTTATGACCCTGAAATCCCTGTCGATATCTATGAACTCGGCCTGATTTACCGGGTTGAGATTGATGATGATCGCAATATCGAAGTCGATATGACCCTGACGGCACCCGGTTGCCCTGTGGCCGGTGAAATGCCGATCTGGGTGGACAATGCGGTGTCATCAGTCATGGGTGTTGGCGCGGTCAAGGTGAACATGGTCTTTGATCCGCCCTGGACACCGGAACGGATGTCTGAAGAGGCCAAGGTTGCCCTTAACTGGTATTGA
- the sufC gene encoding Fe-S cluster assembly ATPase SufC, whose amino-acid sequence MLEIKNLHVEVDGNKILRGIDLKINAGEVHAIMGPNGSGKSTLSYVLAGKEDYEITEGEILFHGENLLEMGADERAAAGVFLAFQYPIEIPGVATMTFLKTAINSQRKARGQDELTTPEFMKLVKEKSAELNVTSEMLKRPLNVGFSGGEKKRNEILQMALLEPSLCVLDETDSGLDIDALRIVSEGVNTLRSPERAMVVITHYQRLLDHIVPDVVHVLSKGRIVETGDKELALQLEAKGYADYVDNAA is encoded by the coding sequence ATGCTCGAGATTAAAAATCTTCACGTCGAAGTCGACGGCAACAAAATCCTGCGCGGTATTGACCTCAAGATCAATGCTGGCGAAGTCCACGCCATTATGGGCCCGAACGGCTCTGGCAAGTCCACCCTGTCTTATGTTCTTGCCGGTAAGGAAGATTATGAGATCACCGAGGGTGAGATCCTGTTCCATGGCGAGAACCTGTTGGAAATGGGCGCAGATGAGCGTGCCGCTGCAGGCGTATTCCTCGCTTTCCAGTACCCGATTGAAATTCCGGGTGTGGCAACGATGACCTTCCTCAAGACGGCCATCAACTCCCAGCGCAAGGCGCGCGGCCAGGATGAACTGACCACACCGGAATTCATGAAGCTGGTGAAGGAAAAGTCTGCAGAGCTCAATGTGACCTCAGAAATGCTGAAGCGTCCGCTCAATGTGGGCTTCTCCGGCGGTGAGAAGAAACGCAACGAAATCCTGCAGATGGCTCTGCTTGAGCCAAGTCTCTGTGTGCTTGATGAAACCGATTCCGGCCTCGATATCGATGCGCTGCGGATTGTATCGGAAGGTGTGAATACCCTGCGGTCCCCAGAGCGGGCCATGGTGGTCATTACCCACTATCAGCGTCTGCTGGATCATATTGTTCCGGATGTTGTTCACGTGCTCTCCAAGGGCCGTATCGTTGAGACCGGCGATAAGGAACTTGCGCTTCAGCTCGAAGCCAAGGGCTATGCCGACTACGTGGACAACGCAGCCTGA
- the sufD gene encoding Fe-S cluster assembly protein SufD: MSADLSVVRTDAEAQILDHYKSAEAALPAVGTDRPAAIARFEATGLPHRRIESWKYTDLRKRVTTAFAPAGDADSASARALLSEDALDALNPVRLVIANGRFAADLSDLSDLGEGVSVADLTEASDAQGLSLAVAEGDVGLDLNLAFRTGGVVLTIADGVSVERPIEIVTVVTADAPVSSASHVGVRAGKGASALIIERYAGMDAAYQSNVSASYDLAEEAEIAVVRMQTESEAALHVGSTQAELAENARFNHLSVLVGSEIARDQTFVRFSGEHAHAGLRGINLSGKKQHIDKTLVVDHAVPNCDSRELYKTVVSGEATGIFQGKIVVRQHAQKTDAEMMSQALLLSEDAGFSNKPELEIYADDVVCAHGATCGELDEDLLFYLLSRGIPKAEAELMLVQAFLAEAVEEFDNRAVADALGTLVEQWLSARESMQIGG; this comes from the coding sequence ATGAGTGCTGATCTCAGTGTTGTCCGGACGGACGCGGAAGCGCAGATCCTGGACCACTACAAGAGTGCCGAAGCCGCTCTGCCGGCTGTTGGCACGGATCGTCCGGCGGCTATTGCCCGATTTGAGGCAACCGGTCTGCCGCATCGTCGTATCGAAAGCTGGAAGTATACCGATCTTCGCAAACGAGTGACCACAGCCTTCGCTCCAGCAGGAGACGCGGACAGCGCCTCTGCCAGAGCCCTTCTGAGTGAGGATGCTCTGGACGCGCTTAACCCGGTTCGTCTGGTCATTGCCAATGGTCGCTTTGCCGCTGACCTTTCAGACCTGTCTGATCTTGGCGAAGGGGTGAGCGTCGCTGACCTGACAGAAGCATCTGATGCACAGGGGCTAAGCCTGGCTGTTGCTGAAGGAGATGTCGGTCTTGATCTGAACCTGGCCTTCCGCACCGGTGGTGTGGTTCTGACGATTGCTGATGGTGTCTCTGTCGAGCGCCCGATTGAAATCGTCACCGTCGTTACGGCTGATGCCCCGGTCTCCAGTGCATCTCACGTGGGTGTACGGGCCGGAAAGGGTGCGTCAGCCCTCATCATTGAGCGCTATGCAGGCATGGATGCTGCCTACCAGAGCAATGTCTCCGCCAGCTATGACCTTGCTGAAGAGGCTGAAATCGCTGTGGTGCGGATGCAGACAGAAAGCGAAGCGGCTCTCCACGTCGGCTCGACACAGGCTGAACTGGCCGAGAATGCCAGGTTTAATCACCTGTCAGTTCTGGTGGGTTCCGAGATTGCCCGCGATCAGACCTTTGTGCGGTTCAGCGGAGAGCATGCTCATGCTGGCCTGCGGGGCATCAATCTGTCTGGCAAGAAGCAGCATATCGACAAGACGCTGGTTGTTGACCATGCCGTGCCGAACTGCGACAGCCGTGAGCTTTACAAGACGGTGGTATCCGGTGAAGCAACCGGTATCTTCCAGGGCAAGATTGTTGTGCGTCAGCATGCCCAGAAGACCGATGCCGAAATGATGAGCCAGGCGCTTCTTCTGTCTGAAGACGCGGGTTTCTCAAACAAGCCGGAACTTGAGATCTACGCTGATGACGTGGTGTGTGCCCATGGCGCCACCTGTGGTGAGCTTGATGAGGACCTGTTGTTCTATCTCCTGTCTCGCGGTATCCCGAAAGCAGAAGCGGAACTGATGCTGGTTCAGGCATTCCTGGCTGAAGCTGTGGAAGAGTTCGACAATCGTGCCGTTGCAGATGCGCTTGGAACTCTGGTAGAGCAGTGGCTGAGTGCACGCGAATCCATGCAGATCGGAGGATAG
- a CDS encoding cysteine desulfurase — translation MQGEQLASTAGAYDVEAIRADFPILSREVYGKPLVYLDNGASAQKPQAVIDAITKAYSEEYANVHRGLHYLSNTATENYENARETVRRFLNAAHVDEVIFTRSSTEAINLVAHAFGAKHIGEGDEIVLSIMEHHSNIVPWHYHREHKGAVLKWAPVDDHGEFHLDELEKLLTDRTKIIAITHMSNALGTIVPIKDIVKLAHSRGIKVLVDGSQSAVHMPIDVQDLGADFYVFTGHKVYGPSGIGVLYGTREALADLPPFMGGGEMIGDVTEDWVTYAEPPHRFEAGTPPIVQAIGLGAALDYMDSIGRDRIAAHEAELNAYAHERLSRINALRIFGQARNKGAIVSFELEGVHAHDISMLIDRSGVAVRAGTHCAQPLLNRFGVTSTCRASFGMYNTLAEVDILAEALEKAQTFFG, via the coding sequence ATGCAGGGCGAACAGCTCGCAAGCACGGCAGGGGCCTATGATGTTGAGGCAATCCGTGCGGATTTCCCCATTCTGTCGAGAGAAGTCTATGGCAAGCCATTGGTTTATCTGGACAATGGCGCTTCAGCACAAAAGCCTCAGGCTGTCATAGACGCCATTACAAAGGCTTATTCCGAGGAATATGCCAATGTGCATCGCGGGCTGCATTATCTGTCCAATACAGCGACCGAAAATTATGAGAATGCGCGTGAGACAGTCAGGCGTTTTCTCAATGCCGCTCATGTGGATGAGGTGATTTTCACACGCTCATCCACAGAGGCTATCAATCTGGTCGCCCATGCCTTTGGTGCGAAACATATCGGAGAGGGCGATGAGATCGTTCTCTCGATCATGGAGCATCACTCCAACATCGTGCCATGGCACTATCACCGTGAACACAAGGGTGCTGTCCTGAAATGGGCGCCCGTTGATGACCATGGCGAGTTCCATCTGGACGAGCTGGAAAAGCTGCTGACCGATCGGACGAAGATCATCGCCATCACGCATATGTCCAATGCTCTTGGTACAATCGTGCCGATCAAGGACATCGTGAAGCTGGCACACAGTCGGGGTATCAAGGTTCTGGTTGATGGCAGCCAGAGTGCTGTGCATATGCCGATTGACGTGCAGGATCTGGGTGCGGATTTCTATGTCTTCACCGGCCACAAGGTCTACGGCCCGTCAGGTATCGGTGTGCTCTATGGGACCCGGGAGGCCCTTGCCGATCTGCCGCCTTTCATGGGCGGCGGTGAAATGATCGGCGATGTAACCGAAGACTGGGTGACCTATGCCGAGCCACCACATCGGTTTGAGGCTGGAACACCGCCGATTGTCCAGGCCATTGGCCTTGGTGCTGCGCTTGACTATATGGATTCCATCGGCAGAGACCGGATTGCAGCTCACGAAGCCGAGCTCAATGCCTATGCCCATGAGCGCCTGTCACGGATCAATGCCTTGCGCATTTTTGGTCAGGCCCGTAACAAGGGGGCGATTGTCTCTTTCGAGCTGGAAGGCGTGCATGCGCACGACATTTCCATGCTGATTGACCGATCAGGTGTTGCTGTCCGGGCGGGTACCCATTGTGCTCAGCCCTTGCTGAACCGTTTTGGTGTAACATCAACCTGCCGTGCATCATTCGGTATGTACAATACACTTGCAGAAGTGGATATACTGGCCGAAGCGTTGGAAAAGGCTCAGACCTTCTTTGGGTGA
- the sufA gene encoding Fe-S cluster assembly scaffold SufA, protein MPFQVMSLTDAAVERIQALLASADPDVQGLRVGLKNAGCAGMEYTVDYVRDPDPKDDVVSEKGVTVYVDPKAVLFMLGTQMDYEVTKLRSGFVFNNPNQTGACGCGESVSLQAADLEALAKEQAAQQ, encoded by the coding sequence ATGCCATTTCAGGTGATGTCTCTGACAGACGCCGCCGTAGAACGCATTCAAGCCTTGCTTGCGTCTGCGGATCCTGATGTTCAGGGTCTGCGCGTCGGCTTGAAGAATGCTGGCTGTGCGGGCATGGAATATACCGTCGATTATGTACGGGATCCGGACCCGAAGGACGATGTGGTCAGCGAAAAAGGCGTCACGGTCTATGTGGATCCCAAGGCTGTGCTGTTCATGCTTGGAACGCAGATGGATTATGAGGTGACCAAGCTGAGAAGCGGCTTTGTCTTCAATAATCCGAACCAGACCGGAGCATGCGGCTGTGGTGAGTCGGTTTCACTTCAGGCCGCTGACCTTGAAGCTCTTGCCAAGGAACAGGCTGCTCAACAATAG
- a CDS encoding GGDEF domain-containing protein, protein MGGKGENFERTYSYGTSALGHIKKSEVPAYPRNYELFYTYAVGFNHTLNKAINEILRARGRLSMEEVESIYDEFLSPNRLGDRIEEVGGKLTDEIGDVLEMLVKSQGSTSEYGESLAVAATELATSKSSSEATKVIKNLITATKGIIDNNNKLHVQLTEAQGQISDLQENLETIMFESLTDELTTLANRKHFDQSMERALTDAEQSGKPLTLLVTDIDHFKKFNDTYGHQTGDQVLRLVALSVKQNVKGQDIPCRYGGEEFTVILPDTSMEQAEVVAENIRAAVQGKELVKRSTGENLGRVTISIGISQFRTGDNPSTMIERADACLYAAKENGRNVVITETDDRVNFDKYVA, encoded by the coding sequence ATGGGCGGAAAAGGTGAAAACTTCGAGCGGACCTACTCCTACGGTACGTCTGCTCTGGGGCACATCAAAAAAAGCGAAGTACCTGCATACCCTAGGAATTATGAGCTTTTTTATACGTATGCGGTTGGTTTCAACCATACGCTAAACAAGGCAATCAATGAAATTCTGCGTGCGCGCGGTCGACTGTCCATGGAAGAAGTGGAGTCGATCTATGATGAGTTTCTCTCTCCGAATCGTCTCGGCGATCGAATCGAAGAAGTCGGCGGCAAGCTGACTGATGAGATCGGTGATGTTCTGGAAATGCTGGTCAAGAGCCAGGGTTCCACATCGGAATATGGTGAGTCACTCGCAGTTGCCGCAACCGAACTTGCCACATCAAAATCGAGTTCTGAAGCCACCAAGGTCATCAAAAACCTGATTACGGCGACCAAAGGCATTATCGACAACAACAACAAGCTGCACGTCCAGTTGACGGAAGCTCAAGGGCAGATCTCCGATCTTCAGGAGAACCTTGAGACGATCATGTTCGAATCGCTAACCGATGAGCTGACGACGCTTGCCAACCGCAAGCATTTTGACCAGTCCATGGAACGGGCGCTGACAGATGCCGAGCAAAGCGGCAAGCCTCTGACCCTTCTGGTCACGGATATCGATCACTTCAAGAAATTCAACGATACTTATGGCCACCAGACCGGTGACCAGGTGTTGCGCCTTGTTGCTCTGTCGGTAAAACAGAACGTCAAGGGCCAGGATATCCCGTGCCGTTATGGTGGTGAGGAATTCACTGTCATTCTTCCGGACACCTCTATGGAGCAGGCTGAAGTTGTCGCTGAAAACATTCGCGCGGCTGTTCAGGGCAAGGAGCTGGTAAAGCGATCAACCGGCGAGAACCTTGGTCGTGTGACCATCTCTATCGGTATCTCCCAGTTCCGCACAGGCGACAATCCAAGCACGATGATCGAGCGGGCAGACGCCTGCCTCTACGCGGCTAAAGAGAATGGTCGTAATGTGGTCATCACTGAGACGGATGACCGGGTCAATTTCGACAAGTATGTCGCCTGA